One Saccharopolyspora erythraea NRRL 2338 genomic region harbors:
- a CDS encoding helix-turn-helix domain-containing protein, translated as MSDTPRARALAKELRAAREAAGLTLRELGNRLGWSESKVSRLETARRGLKVEPVTAILDTLGVTGIDRDRLLKMTREIHEPAWWELGRHLPAQLTALIDAEQRATRITSVALNTIPGLLQTRPYTREIMQAGGVDAQDIDDHVSIRQVRQGVLSKVDPAELWSFIDETALLRPVGGPRVMAEQLRRVLAASEEPNVTVQVLPLAVGAHAGLSGTFVLFEFIKARPVVFLEARSSGAFLDEPDDVSLFLDAVDRLGKHALAPGASREILSGYIKRYESEAT; from the coding sequence ATGTCAGACACGCCGAGGGCACGTGCGTTGGCAAAGGAGCTTCGGGCGGCCCGGGAGGCGGCTGGTCTGACCCTGCGTGAACTGGGCAACCGCCTGGGATGGTCGGAATCGAAGGTCAGCCGGTTGGAGACTGCGCGGCGCGGGCTCAAAGTGGAGCCGGTGACCGCGATCCTGGACACGCTCGGCGTGACGGGGATCGATCGCGACCGACTTCTGAAGATGACGCGCGAGATCCACGAACCGGCGTGGTGGGAGCTTGGTCGACACCTTCCAGCGCAGCTAACGGCACTGATCGATGCCGAACAGCGTGCGACGCGCATTACCAGTGTCGCGCTCAACACGATTCCGGGCCTGCTTCAGACGAGGCCGTACACACGGGAGATCATGCAAGCTGGTGGGGTCGATGCCCAGGACATCGACGACCACGTTTCGATCCGCCAGGTGCGGCAAGGCGTTCTGAGCAAGGTAGACCCGGCTGAGCTGTGGTCTTTCATTGACGAGACTGCGTTGCTGCGGCCGGTGGGAGGGCCACGAGTGATGGCCGAACAGCTCCGGCGGGTCCTTGCGGCGAGCGAGGAGCCCAACGTGACAGTGCAGGTTCTACCGCTCGCGGTCGGCGCGCACGCGGGGTTGAGCGGTACCTTCGTGCTTTTCGAGTTCATCAAGGCCAGGCCAGTGGTCTTCCTCGAAGCCAGGAGTTCTGGTGCGTTCCTGGACGAACCCGACGACGTGAGCCTCTTCCTCGATGCCGTGGATCGCCTCGGCAAACATGCCCTGGCTCCGGGTGCTTCCCGCGAGATACTGAGCGGGTACATCAAGCGGTACGAGAGCGAGGCAACATGA